From a single Pseudomonas cremoricolorata genomic region:
- a CDS encoding sensor histidine kinase: protein MPQAASFSRVPDPQRRVPVEQQSREGLEQAFALFSQVSSQLNESYGMLEARVSELKGELAVVSAQRMAELAEKERLANRLLSLLDVLPGGVIVIDAQGRIAEANPAAAELLGEPLLGELWREVIARSFAPRQDDGHEVSLRDGRRLSIATRSLGDEPGQLVLLTDLTETRRLQDQLARNERLSTLGRMVASLAHQIRTPLSAAMLYAAHLADGAQQLPEPTRVRFATQLKERLHELEHQVRDMLVFARGELPLTDRLAPKALFQALQQAAHSHLQGHAVRWQCDARFGEVLCNRDTLVGAMLNLIDNAVQASSGGARLKVHLWRRDQYLHLCVSDAGSGIEPQVLARLGEPFVTTKSNGTGLGLAVVKAVLRAHQGQVRVRSRLGRGTCITLILPLIATPASQALA from the coding sequence ATGCCCCAGGCCGCCTCCTTTTCCCGAGTTCCTGATCCACAGCGCCGTGTCCCGGTCGAACAGCAGAGCCGGGAGGGGCTGGAGCAAGCGTTCGCGCTGTTCAGCCAAGTCTCCAGCCAGCTCAACGAGTCGTACGGCATGCTCGAGGCGAGGGTCAGTGAGCTCAAGGGTGAACTGGCGGTGGTCAGTGCCCAGCGCATGGCCGAACTGGCGGAAAAAGAACGGCTTGCCAATCGCTTGCTGAGCCTGCTGGACGTGTTGCCCGGTGGCGTGATCGTCATCGATGCTCAGGGACGGATCGCCGAAGCCAACCCTGCGGCCGCCGAGCTACTGGGTGAGCCTTTGCTCGGCGAGCTGTGGCGCGAGGTCATCGCCCGCAGTTTTGCCCCGCGCCAGGATGACGGTCATGAGGTGTCACTGCGCGATGGTCGGCGTCTGTCCATCGCCACCCGCTCGCTGGGCGATGAGCCGGGCCAGTTGGTGCTGCTCACCGACCTGACCGAAACCCGGCGCCTGCAAGACCAGCTCGCACGCAACGAACGGCTGTCGACCCTGGGGCGCATGGTGGCCTCGCTGGCCCATCAGATCCGCACGCCGCTGTCGGCTGCGATGCTTTATGCCGCGCATCTGGCCGATGGTGCCCAGCAGTTGCCCGAGCCCACCCGTGTGCGCTTCGCCACTCAGCTCAAGGAGCGCCTGCACGAGCTTGAGCACCAAGTGCGCGACATGCTGGTATTCGCCCGCGGCGAACTGCCGTTGACCGACCGCCTGGCACCCAAGGCGCTCTTTCAGGCCTTGCAGCAGGCCGCCCACAGTCATCTGCAAGGCCATGCCGTGCGCTGGCAGTGCGATGCGCGGTTCGGCGAGGTGTTGTGCAATCGCGACACCCTGGTCGGCGCCATGCTCAACCTGATCGACAACGCAGTGCAGGCCAGCAGCGGTGGTGCTCGCCTGAAGGTGCACCTGTGGCGCCGTGACCAGTACTTGCATCTGTGCGTCAGCGATGCCGGCAGCGGCATCGAACCGCAGGTGCTGGCGCGCCTGGGCGAGCCTTTCGTTACCACCAAATCGAACGGCACCGGGCTGGGCCTGGCGGTGGTCAAGGCGGTGCTGCGTGCCCATCAGGGCCAGGTGCGTGTGCGTTCGCGGCTCGGACGCGGCACCTGCATCACCCTGATCCTGCCGTTGATCGCCACACCTGCCAGCCAGGCACTGGCATGA
- a CDS encoding sigma-54-dependent transcriptional regulator has product MTGAVLLVEDDRNLRQALADTLEIGGFAWHAVGSAEAALQAVSQQAFSLVVSDVNMPGMDGHALLAELRQRQPQLPVLLMTAHAAVERAVDAMRQGAVDYLVKPFEPRALLDLVTRHAANRVVDDAGPVAFAASSQQLLALAARVARSESTVMICGESGTGKEVLARYIHQQSARSQGPFVAINCAAIPDNMLEATLFGHEKGAFTGAIAAQPGKFEQADGGSLLLDEISEMPLSLQAKLLRVLQEREVERVGGRKPIALDIRVLATSNRDLAAEVAAGRFREDLYYRLSVFPLAWQPLRERRDDILPLAERLLARHASKMRHAPVRLSPAAAAGLRDYPWPGNVRELDNAMQRALILQQGGLIEVADFCLPGIGAAPAHAVPLGSVEGAEASGLGDDLRRHEFQMILDTLRAERGRRKEAAERLGISPRTLRYKLAQMRDAGFDVDASLDI; this is encoded by the coding sequence ATGACCGGTGCCGTGCTGCTGGTCGAGGACGACCGCAACCTGCGCCAGGCCCTGGCCGATACCCTCGAGATCGGTGGCTTCGCCTGGCATGCGGTCGGTTCTGCCGAAGCGGCGCTGCAGGCCGTCAGCCAGCAGGCCTTCAGCCTGGTGGTGAGCGACGTCAACATGCCCGGCATGGACGGCCATGCACTGCTCGCCGAACTGCGCCAACGCCAGCCGCAGTTGCCGGTGCTGTTGATGACCGCCCACGCGGCGGTAGAGCGTGCGGTCGACGCCATGCGCCAGGGCGCGGTGGATTACCTGGTCAAGCCGTTCGAGCCGCGCGCGCTGCTCGATCTGGTCACTCGCCATGCTGCCAATCGCGTGGTCGATGACGCAGGTCCGGTCGCCTTCGCCGCCAGCAGTCAGCAACTGTTGGCCCTGGCCGCGCGGGTGGCGCGCAGTGAGTCGACGGTCATGATCTGCGGCGAGTCCGGCACCGGCAAGGAGGTGCTGGCCCGCTACATTCACCAGCAATCGGCGCGCAGCCAAGGGCCGTTCGTGGCGATCAACTGCGCGGCGATTCCGGACAACATGCTCGAAGCGACCCTGTTCGGCCACGAGAAAGGCGCCTTTACTGGTGCCATCGCCGCGCAGCCGGGCAAGTTCGAACAGGCCGACGGCGGCAGCCTGCTGCTCGATGAGATTTCCGAAATGCCTTTGAGCCTGCAAGCCAAACTGCTGCGGGTGTTGCAAGAGCGTGAAGTGGAGCGAGTGGGCGGACGCAAGCCGATCGCCCTGGATATCCGCGTGCTTGCTACCAGCAACCGTGACCTGGCCGCTGAAGTGGCGGCGGGGCGTTTTCGTGAAGACCTCTATTACCGTCTCTCGGTTTTCCCCCTGGCCTGGCAGCCGCTGCGCGAGCGTCGCGACGATATCCTGCCGCTGGCCGAGCGTCTGCTGGCGCGCCATGCCAGCAAGATGCGTCATGCCCCGGTGCGTCTGTCGCCGGCAGCCGCCGCCGGCCTGCGCGATTATCCCTGGCCGGGCAACGTACGTGAGCTGGACAACGCGATGCAGCGGGCGTTGATTCTGCAGCAGGGGGGGCTGATCGAGGTGGCGGATTTCTGTCTGCCTGGGATCGGCGCTGCCCCGGCCCACGCCGTGCCCTTGGGCAGCGTGGAAGGCGCTGAAGCCTCGGGGCTGGGCGATGATCTGCGCCGTCACGAATTCCAGATGATCCTCGACACCTTGCGCGCCGAACGGGGCCGGCGCAAGGAAGCCGCCGAGCGTCTCGGCATCAGCCCGCGAACCCTGCGCTACAAGCTGGCGCAGATGCGCGACGCCGGTTTCGACGTCGACGCCAGCCTCGACATCTGA
- the fliE gene encoding flagellar hook-basal body complex protein FliE, whose amino-acid sequence MTQGVQFNRLMLDMRAMQADAMSMPKAAAAPELGQNSFADMLGQAIGKVHETQQSSNALANAFEVGKGNVDLTDVMIASQKASVSFQALTQVRNKLVQAYQDIMQMPV is encoded by the coding sequence ATGACCCAAGGTGTTCAATTCAATCGTCTGATGCTCGACATGCGCGCCATGCAGGCCGACGCCATGTCCATGCCCAAAGCCGCCGCTGCGCCTGAGCTGGGGCAGAACTCGTTCGCCGACATGCTCGGCCAGGCGATTGGCAAGGTGCACGAGACTCAGCAGTCGTCCAACGCCTTGGCCAATGCCTTCGAAGTCGGCAAGGGCAATGTCGACCTGACCGACGTGATGATCGCCTCGCAGAAGGCCTCGGTGTCGTTCCAGGCGCTCACTCAGGTACGCAACAAGCTGGTCCAGGCGTACCAGGACATCATGCAGATGCCAGTTTGA
- the fliF gene encoding flagellar basal-body MS-ring/collar protein FliF, with the protein MADAAVDNPPAKSGLRAGKGLPGLAFLENISRMPALRQVGLLVGLAASVAVGFAVVLWSQQPDYRPLYGSLAGLDTKQVIEALGAADIGYRVEPNSGALLVKADDLSRARMKLAAAGVAPSDGNVGFELLDKDQGLGTSQFMEATRYRRGLEGELARTVSSLNNVKAARVHLAIPKSSVFVRDERKPSASVLVEMYPGRTLDNGQVMAIVNLVATSVPELDKSQVTVVDQKGNLLSEQLQDTALTMAGKQYDYSRRMEGLLTQRVQSILQPVLGNDRYKAEVSADVDFSAVESTSEQFNPEQPALRSEQSVDEQRSSSQGPQGVPGALSNQPPGAATAPQNATAAAAAAGAIQPGQPLLDANGQQVMDPATGQPMLAPYPSDKRQQSTKNFELDRSISHTRQQQGRLTRLSVAVVVDDQVKLDATTGEATRTPWSSDDLARFTRLVQDAVGFDASRGDSVSVINVPFAADRGEVLVDIPFYSQPWFWDIVKQVLGVLFILVLVFGVLRPVLNNITGGGKQAAGGEGDGELGGMLGLDGELGNDRVSLGGPQSILLPSPTEGYEAQLNAIKGLVAEDPGRVAQVVKDWINADE; encoded by the coding sequence GTGGCCGATGCAGCTGTCGACAATCCACCCGCCAAGAGCGGTCTGCGTGCAGGCAAAGGCCTGCCAGGCCTGGCGTTCCTGGAAAACATCTCGCGCATGCCGGCGCTGCGCCAGGTCGGCCTGCTGGTCGGGCTGGCCGCAAGCGTGGCGGTGGGCTTCGCCGTGGTGCTGTGGTCGCAGCAGCCGGACTACCGTCCGCTGTATGGCAGCCTCGCCGGGCTCGACACCAAGCAGGTCATCGAAGCCCTCGGCGCTGCCGACATCGGCTATCGCGTCGAACCCAACTCCGGCGCGCTGCTGGTCAAGGCCGATGATTTGTCCCGTGCGCGCATGAAGCTGGCCGCCGCCGGCGTGGCGCCGAGTGACGGCAACGTCGGCTTCGAACTGCTGGACAAGGATCAGGGCCTGGGCACCAGCCAGTTCATGGAGGCCACGCGCTATCGCCGCGGCCTGGAAGGTGAACTGGCGCGCACCGTGTCGAGCCTGAACAACGTCAAGGCTGCCCGCGTGCACCTGGCGATTCCGAAAAGTTCGGTGTTCGTCCGCGACGAACGCAAGCCCAGTGCCTCGGTGCTGGTCGAGATGTACCCCGGGCGCACCCTGGACAACGGCCAGGTGATGGCCATCGTCAATCTGGTCGCCACCAGCGTGCCGGAGCTGGACAAGTCGCAGGTCACCGTGGTCGACCAGAAGGGCAACCTGCTCTCCGAGCAGTTGCAGGACACCGCGTTGACCATGGCCGGCAAGCAGTACGACTACAGCCGACGCATGGAAGGCCTGCTGACCCAGCGCGTGCAGAGCATCCTGCAGCCGGTGCTGGGCAATGACCGCTACAAGGCCGAAGTGTCCGCCGATGTCGACTTCAGCGCCGTCGAATCGACCTCTGAGCAGTTCAACCCCGAGCAGCCGGCGCTGCGCAGCGAGCAGTCGGTCGACGAGCAGCGCTCCAGCAGCCAGGGCCCGCAGGGCGTGCCGGGGGCCTTGAGCAACCAGCCGCCGGGGGCCGCGACCGCGCCGCAGAACGCTACCGCCGCAGCCGCTGCCGCCGGCGCTATTCAGCCTGGCCAGCCGCTGCTCGATGCCAACGGCCAGCAGGTCATGGACCCGGCCACCGGCCAGCCGATGCTCGCACCGTACCCCAGCGACAAGCGTCAACAGAGCACCAAGAACTTCGAACTGGACCGCTCGATCAGCCACACCCGCCAGCAGCAGGGGCGCCTGACCCGGCTGTCGGTAGCGGTGGTAGTCGACGATCAGGTCAAGCTCGATGCCACCACCGGCGAGGCCACGCGCACGCCGTGGAGCAGTGACGACCTGGCCCGCTTCACCCGCTTGGTGCAGGATGCGGTCGGTTTCGACGCCAGCCGCGGCGACAGCGTCAGCGTGATCAACGTGCCATTCGCCGCCGACCGTGGCGAGGTGCTGGTGGACATTCCGTTCTACTCGCAGCCCTGGTTCTGGGACATCGTCAAGCAAGTGCTGGGGGTGCTGTTCATTCTCGTGCTGGTGTTCGGCGTGCTGCGCCCGGTGCTCAACAACATCACCGGTGGTGGCAAGCAGGCCGCTGGCGGCGAAGGCGACGGCGAGCTGGGCGGCATGCTCGGCCTGGACGGCGAGCTGGGCAACGATCGGGTCAGCCTCGGCGGCCCGCAAAGCATCCTGCTGCCAAGCCCGACCGAGGGCTACGAAGCGCAGCTCAACGCAATCAAAGGCCTGGTGGCCGAAGACCCGGGCCGTGTCGCCCAAGTCGTGAAGGATTGGATCAACGCCGATGAGTGA
- the fliG gene encoding flagellar motor switch protein FliG translates to MSDNRAVTAKLSRVDKAAILLLSLGETDAAQVLRHMGPKEVQRVGVAMAQMGNIHRDQVEQVMSEFVETVGDQTSLGVGSDGYIRKMLNQALGEDKANGLIDRILLGGNTSGLDSLKWMEPRAVADVIRYEHPQIQAIVVAYLDPDQAGEVLSNFDHKVRLDIILRVSSLNTVQPAALKELNQILEKQFSGNSNAARTTLGGIKRAADIMNFLDSSVEGQLMDSIREVDGDLSEQIEDLMFVFNNLGDVDDRGIQSLLREVSSDVLVVALKGADDRVKDKVFKNMSKRASELLRDDLEAKGPVRVSDVEAAQKEILTIARRMADAGEIMLGSKGGEEMI, encoded by the coding sequence ATGAGTGATAACCGCGCCGTAACTGCCAAGCTCAGCCGCGTCGACAAGGCGGCCATTCTCCTGCTGTCCTTGGGCGAAACCGACGCTGCCCAAGTGCTGCGCCACATGGGTCCAAAGGAAGTGCAACGGGTCGGTGTGGCCATGGCGCAGATGGGTAACATCCATCGCGACCAGGTCGAGCAGGTCATGAGCGAGTTCGTCGAAACCGTCGGCGATCAGACCAGTCTGGGCGTTGGCTCCGATGGCTATATTCGCAAGATGCTCAACCAGGCCCTGGGCGAAGACAAGGCCAACGGCCTGATCGACCGCATCCTGCTGGGCGGCAACACCAGCGGCCTGGACAGCCTCAAATGGATGGAGCCGCGGGCCGTAGCCGACGTCATTCGCTACGAGCACCCGCAGATCCAGGCCATCGTCGTCGCCTACCTCGACCCCGACCAGGCCGGTGAGGTGCTGAGCAACTTCGACCACAAGGTGCGCCTGGACATCATCCTGCGCGTGTCGTCGCTCAACACCGTGCAGCCGGCGGCGCTCAAGGAACTCAACCAGATTCTGGAAAAGCAGTTCTCCGGCAACTCCAACGCCGCCCGCACCACCCTGGGCGGCATCAAGCGCGCCGCCGACATCATGAACTTCCTCGACAGCTCGGTCGAAGGTCAACTGATGGACTCGATCCGCGAGGTCGATGGCGACCTGTCCGAGCAGATCGAAGACTTGATGTTCGTGTTCAACAACCTGGGCGACGTCGACGACCGCGGTATTCAGTCGCTGCTGCGCGAGGTGTCCTCGGACGTGCTGGTGGTGGCCCTCAAGGGCGCCGACGACCGGGTCAAGGACAAGGTCTTCAAGAACATGTCCAAGCGCGCTTCGGAACTGCTGCGCGACGACCTCGAGGCCAAGGGCCCGGTGCGCGTCAGCGACGTGGAGGCGGCGCAGAAGGAAATCCTCACCATCGCCCGACGCATGGCCGATGCCGGCGAGATCATGCTCGGCAGCAAGGGCGGCGAGGAAATGATCTGA
- the fliH gene encoding flagellar assembly protein FliH yields MSSTEHPSDLIRARDLEGVDVWALPSFDPAPPPAAEVPEQPQPVEDEIEEVPIDEVQPLTLEDLEAIRQEAYNEGFATGEREGFHSTQLKVRQEAEVALSAKLASLEQVMQHLLEPIAEQDTQIERGMVHLVSHIARQVIGRELHTDSSQITQVLREALKLLPMGADNIRIHLNPQDFAAAKALRERHEEQWKLLEDESLLPGGCRIETAHSRIDASMETRMEKAVAQLFDQLHEQALHPAPADLSIDISSAPDTADAP; encoded by the coding sequence ATGTCCTCCACCGAACACCCCAGTGACCTGATCCGCGCCCGCGACCTGGAGGGCGTCGATGTGTGGGCGCTGCCCAGCTTCGACCCCGCGCCACCGCCAGCCGCAGAAGTGCCTGAGCAACCTCAGCCGGTCGAGGACGAGATCGAAGAGGTGCCGATCGACGAGGTGCAGCCCCTGACCCTCGAAGACCTCGAAGCGATCCGCCAGGAGGCCTACAACGAGGGCTTCGCCACCGGCGAGCGCGAGGGCTTTCACAGCACCCAGCTTAAAGTGCGTCAGGAGGCCGAGGTGGCGTTGAGCGCCAAGCTCGCCAGTCTTGAACAGGTCATGCAGCACCTGCTCGAGCCGATTGCCGAGCAGGATACGCAGATCGAGCGCGGTATGGTGCACCTGGTCAGCCACATCGCCCGCCAAGTGATTGGCCGCGAGCTGCATACCGATTCCAGCCAGATCACCCAGGTGCTGCGTGAGGCGCTGAAACTGCTGCCAATGGGCGCCGACAATATTCGCATTCACCTCAATCCCCAGGATTTTGCCGCAGCCAAGGCCCTGCGCGAACGCCATGAAGAACAGTGGAAGTTGCTCGAAGACGAGTCGCTGCTGCCGGGCGGCTGCCGCATCGAGACCGCCCATAGCCGCATCGACGCGAGCATGGAAACGCGCATGGAAAAAGCCGTGGCGCAGCTGTTCGACCAGTTGCACGAACAGGCCCTGCATCCGGCGCCGGCCGACCTGTCCATCGACATTTCCAGCGCGCCGGACACCGCCGATGCGCCTTGA
- the fliI gene encoding flagellar protein export ATPase FliI, translating into MRLDRTSFAKRIGAYAEAIALPAQPVAEGRLLRMVGLTLEAEGLRAAVGSRCRVINDDGYHAVEVEAEVMGFSGSKVFLMPVGSVAGIAPGARVVPLDDNGRLPMGMSMLGRVLDGAGRALDGKGGMKAEDWVPMEGPTINPLNREPISQPLDVGIRSINGLLTVGRGQRLGLFAGTGVGKSVLLGMMTRFTEAEIIVVGLIGERGREVKEFIEHILGEEGLKRSVVVASPADDAPLMRLRAAMYCTRIAEYFRDKGKNVLLLMDSLTRFAQAQREIALAIGEPPATRGYPPSVFAKLPKLVERAGNGEAGGGSITAFYTVLSEGDDQQDPIADSARGVLDGHFVLSRRLAEEGHYPAIDIEASISRVMPQVVEHQHLREAQKFKQLWSRLSQSRDLISVGAYVAGGDPETDLAIALQGKLVSYLRQALDENVSMAQSRAQLAEVFAAPAPGA; encoded by the coding sequence ATGCGCCTTGACCGCACCAGTTTCGCCAAGCGCATCGGCGCCTATGCCGAGGCCATCGCGTTGCCCGCGCAGCCGGTGGCCGAGGGCCGTCTGCTGCGCATGGTCGGGCTGACCCTGGAAGCCGAAGGCCTGCGCGCGGCGGTCGGCAGCCGTTGCCGGGTGATCAACGACGACGGTTATCACGCGGTGGAAGTCGAAGCCGAGGTGATGGGCTTTTCCGGCAGCAAGGTGTTTCTGATGCCGGTCGGCAGTGTCGCGGGCATCGCCCCGGGTGCGCGGGTGGTGCCGCTGGACGATAACGGTCGCCTGCCGATGGGCATGAGCATGCTTGGCCGTGTGCTGGACGGCGCCGGCCGCGCACTGGACGGCAAGGGCGGCATGAAGGCCGAGGACTGGGTACCGATGGAAGGCCCGACCATCAACCCGCTCAACCGCGAGCCGATCAGCCAGCCACTGGATGTCGGCATCCGCAGCATCAACGGCCTGCTCACCGTCGGCCGTGGGCAGCGTCTGGGCCTGTTCGCCGGTACCGGTGTGGGTAAATCGGTGCTGCTGGGCATGATGACGCGCTTTACCGAGGCCGAGATCATCGTCGTCGGTCTGATCGGCGAACGGGGCCGTGAGGTCAAGGAATTCATCGAGCACATTCTCGGTGAAGAGGGCCTGAAGCGCTCGGTGGTGGTCGCATCCCCCGCCGACGACGCGCCGCTGATGCGTCTGCGCGCCGCCATGTATTGCACGCGCATCGCCGAATACTTCCGCGACAAGGGCAAGAACGTGCTGCTGTTGATGGACTCGCTGACCCGTTTCGCCCAGGCCCAGCGGGAAATCGCCCTGGCCATCGGCGAGCCACCGGCGACCCGCGGCTACCCGCCCTCGGTGTTCGCCAAGCTGCCCAAGCTGGTGGAGCGCGCCGGCAATGGTGAGGCGGGCGGTGGTTCGATCACGGCGTTCTACACGGTGCTGTCGGAGGGTGACGACCAGCAGGACCCGATCGCCGACTCGGCGCGTGGTGTGCTCGACGGCCATTTCGTGCTGTCGCGGCGGTTGGCCGAGGAAGGTCATTACCCAGCCATCGACATCGAAGCCTCGATCAGCCGGGTGATGCCGCAGGTGGTCGAGCACCAGCATTTGCGTGAGGCGCAGAAATTCAAGCAGCTGTGGTCGCGCCTGTCGCAGAGTCGCGATCTGATCAGCGTCGGCGCCTACGTCGCCGGGGGCGATCCGGAAACCGACCTGGCGATTGCCTTGCAGGGCAAGCTGGTCAGCTACCTGCGCCAGGCGCTGGACGAAAACGTCAGCATGGCGCAGAGCCGTGCGCAGTTGGCCGAGGTGTTCGCGGCCCCGGCGCCGGGCGCCTAA
- the fliJ gene encoding flagellar export protein FliJ has translation MATPSRAARLAPVVEMAEEGERKAAQRLGQFQQQVSLAQTKLRELEQFREDYQQQWLNRGGQGVNGSWLVNYQRFLGQLETAMTQQRQSLTWHQNNLNNARDTWQQAYARVEGLRKLVQRYLDEARRIEDKREQKLLDELSQRLPRHEFP, from the coding sequence ATGGCGACCCCTAGCCGTGCCGCGCGCCTGGCGCCGGTCGTGGAAATGGCCGAGGAGGGCGAGCGCAAAGCTGCGCAGCGTCTTGGTCAGTTTCAGCAGCAGGTGAGCCTGGCGCAGACCAAGCTACGTGAGCTCGAGCAGTTCCGCGAGGACTACCAGCAGCAGTGGTTGAATCGCGGGGGGCAGGGCGTCAACGGCTCGTGGCTGGTCAACTACCAGCGCTTCCTCGGCCAGCTGGAGACGGCCATGACCCAGCAGCGCCAGAGCCTGACCTGGCACCAGAACAACCTGAACAATGCCCGCGACACGTGGCAGCAGGCCTACGCGCGGGTCGAGGGCTTGCGCAAGCTGGTGCAGCGCTATCTGGACGAAGCGCGGCGGATCGAGGACAAACGCGAGCAGAAACTGCTCGATGAACTGTCGCAGCGCTTGCCGCGACACGAATTCCCATGA
- a CDS encoding Hpt domain-containing protein translates to MVNVHIDHEMLNDLREVMEGGYLQLLETFLEDSERRLSQLHDARDAAELGLAAHSFKGSSSNMGAVGLAELCRQLEERVRQQPLYGIEDLINRIDLEYQEVQLFYRDEQRRLVAG, encoded by the coding sequence GTGGTGAACGTACATATCGACCATGAGATGTTGAACGATTTGCGTGAGGTCATGGAGGGCGGCTACCTGCAGTTACTGGAGACCTTTCTCGAAGATTCCGAACGACGCTTGAGCCAGCTGCATGATGCCCGCGATGCGGCCGAGCTGGGCCTGGCCGCGCACAGCTTCAAGGGCAGCAGCAGCAACATGGGCGCCGTGGGCCTGGCCGAGCTGTGCCGCCAGCTCGAAGAACGGGTGCGCCAGCAGCCGCTGTACGGTATCGAAGACCTCATCAACCGCATCGACCTGGAGTACCAGGAGGTGCAACTGTTCTACCGTGACGAGCAAAGGCGTCTGGTCGCCGGCTGA